Within the Pseudomonadota bacterium genome, the region CCGCTATCCTCACGAGTTCTCGGGCGGGCAGCGCCAGCGGATTTGCATCGCGCGGGCCCTAGCGGTGGAACCCAAGCTCATCGTCTGCGATGAACCAACGAGCGCGCTCGACGTCTCCGTGCAGGCGCAGATCCTGAACCTGCTCAAAGACCTGCAAGACCGGCTTAAGCTCTCCTATCTTTTCATTACCCATAATATCGCCGTCGTCGAGTATCTCGCCCATTACGTCGCGGTGATGTACCTTGGACGCATCGTGGAACAAGGCCGCGCCGATGAGGTCTTGGAGAACCCGAAGCATCCGTATACGCAAGCCCTGCTCGCGGCTGTACCGCACATCGATACAGTGGCCCAACGCGAAACGGTCCGCCTCGGCGGGACACTGCCCTCCCCCGCCGACCCGCCCGCGGGATGCTACTTTCATCCGCGCTGTCCCAAGGCCTTTCCTCCTTGCCGGCGTGAGTACCCGCCGGCCACGGCGTTCACGCAGTCTCATCACGCCCACTGCTTCTTGTACCCTGCCCCGGCGCCGTCCGCAAACATCGCTTCGAGCTGACGCGGATGGAGTCCTCCCCGGCCGCTGGCCCAGCGTACCATGATATACATGGGTCCAGGTCTCGGCACAGCACGTCACGGGATATTATATCCGGGGAAGGGTCTCAGCGCGTCATGCGGAGACGATATTCGACCGCAGTTTCCGCAGGTTAAGTACCGAACCCCGTGCTACACTATGATTGCGCGGGGACATGGGAGGGGAGATGTCAGGTTTCTATCTGCGAATAAAGTGTGTCGCGTGCTTCGACGCGAGGCGTGGGCGGCGGGCTGCACTCGCGCGCTGTCTTTTAGGTGTGCTCCTGCCGCTCCTGCTCTGGCCGGCGGGCCCGGCCAGCGCTGACTCCACCGTACGACCGTACACCGGCTCGAATTATTCCAACCCGCCTCTCGACCGCGAGCAGTTGCGGGCGATCTTCTTCGTGCGCCAGACCAAGTGGCCGGACGGCACGCCGGTCCGGGTTTTCGTCTTGCCCGATCGGCACGCACTCCACATCCGGTTTACGAAGGAGGTACTGGGCGTCTATCCCTATCAACTCCGCTCCACCTGGGACCGCATGGTGTACTCGGGGACCGGCGTACCTCCCGCGGTGGTGCAAGGTGTGGATGAAATGCGCAGCCGGGTGGAAGCCGCACCGGGCGGTATCGGTTACTTAGAGGAATAGGCGACCACATGTATACTCCAATAGTCAACCCGCAATACCATTCCGGCGCCGCGGCCGCCCTTGCCGTCGCGCTGTTAAGCCACCCGCTGGGGGCGCGCGCTATTGACCTCGGTTTCGGCGACTGGCAAATTCACGGTTTTCTGAGCCAGGGCTACACCTACACCTCGGCCAATAACTTTTTCGGCAACAGCCAGGGGGCGGGCAGCCTGGAGTTCCACGAGCTCGGTATAAACGTCTTAGGACACCCCTGGCCGAATCTTCTTGTCGCCGCGCAGGGCATCTACCGCGACACCGCGGGTTCGGACGAGGAGGACTTCCGTCTCGACTACGCGAACGTCGACTATAGCCTGCCGATCGGGGAGAGCGTGACGCTCGGCGTCCGGGCCGGGCGCGTGAAGAACCCCTTTGGCCTCTATAGCGAGGCGCGCGACGCCATATGGACCCGGCCTAGCGTGCTCTTGCCCCAGTCTATTTATTTCGATTCCTTGGGGCTGCGTTCACCGGAGCTGTCCTCGGATGGGGGTATCCTCTACGGACGCTGGGGCTTGGGGGACCACACCTTCACTGCCGAATTTTTGGTCTCAGAGCCGAACCTGGACACCGCCGCCGAGTTTCTCGCAGGGACCCCGGGAGGCTCTCTGGGCGGGCGGCCCCTGTTCATCGGCCGGGCGGGCTACGAATGGCAGGAAGGCCGGTTCCGCCTGCTGTTTACGGTCGTGGACCTAGACCCCGAATTCGAGCCCGATTCGCCCGATCTCTTGCCCGGAGCCGTCAAGATTTTTGCGCCGCTCGTGTCGGCACAGGTCAACCTGGAGAAATGGAGCTTCACGGGGGAATACGTGCGACTCAATATCGACCGCAGCGGAATCTTCCCGGGCCTTCCGCCCGACCCCGTGGCCCGTGAGTTCTTGGTGAACAACACGGCCGAGAGCTATTACCTGCAGGCCCAGTACCGGTTCGCGCCCGAGTGGTCGGCGTTCGCGCGCTACGACGCCCTGTTTGCCAATGCCGACGATCATGACGGCAGCGCAACGGCGCGGGGCTTCGGGCTGCCCCGGCACCGCTTCTTCGCCAAGGACTTGACCTTCGGTCTGCGCTGGGAATTCGCCCAGAACTGGCTCGTGGCCGCGGAATATCACAATATCCACGGCACCGCCTGGCTGTCACCCATCGATAACCCCGGCATCAACGACCCCGCCCGGGTGCGCGAGGTGAGCGACGGGCACTGGGACCTGTTCACGTTGATGTTCTCGTACCGATTCTAGCCGTTCCTAAGCGATGGGCGGACCATCGATCGATAGCCGCGGTAATTCAGGCCGGAACCGACGCTTCGTCGGCCTGCAATGGAAGGCCTTTCTGTGGATGAGCTGCCTGTTGGCCGCTCTGTGCGCCGCGTTTTACTGGCTGAGCGATTCCCACCTAATGCACCGGTACCACGCGCAACGAGAGGCCGAAGTCCAGTCCTTCCGCCGGCAGATGTCGGGATTGTTCGCCGGGATCTCGGACCGGTTGGTACGTTTGGGCGGCACGATCGTGTCGATGGAAAACGTGGTCGCGACATTCAAGCGTGGCAACCCCGGCAAAAATTCGGCGGCAGCGATGGAGACGCGTTTCGCGAGCCTCGGTTACGAGATGGACGTGCAACGCATAGAGTTCTATACCCGCGGCGGGGAGCGGCTGTGGCGGTGGACCCCGGCCGAGGCTCCGGAGCTGCCCGAGAAGCGGCTGCGGGCAGCGCTGGCGCAGGTCCATAGCGAGGAACGCCCGGCGACTTTCTTGTGGTGCGAGCCGCTCTGCCTCTTGCACGCCTTCGTACCGGTCCTCGCCGGGGGGCAAGACATCGGCGTCATGGGGCTCGGCCAATCGATCGCGGATCTGGTTATCGAGTTCCGGGCCTTGACCGGGACGGACATCGCCATTGTCGTGCCAGCCGCGGGTAATAGCGGCGCCCTCCTGCGCCGCTGGGCATCCGCGGTCCCAGCCCTGACCGATGCGGACCGGCTGAACCCGTTCTTGGAGAAGCTGAGCGCACGGTACCCCGACCCCACTGACTTGGACGGCGGCCGGTTGTTACAGTCGCGCGGGGCTAGCTTCGAGGTGCAGCGCTTCCCGCTGGCTGAATTCATCCCCGCCGAGCCGGGCTTCATCCTGTTCATCTCGGACGTGAGCGCGCGTCTGGCCGAGATCGAGCGCGCGACCCGCCAGGGACTGTTCACCGCGGCCGGTGCGCTGGCGGTGGGAGAGTTGCTCCTTCTTTATCTGGTTCGCGTGCTGAGCGGGCGTCTGCGGTGGTTCGCCCAAACGCTGCCACTGCTCGCGCAAGGGGAGCACCTTGCGGCCCGCGAACGGCTGGCGGTACAGCAAAAGGCCGTATCCTTCCGTGACGAGATAGACCTCTTGTACGACACGGCGTTGACGCTCTCGCACCAGCTCGAGGAGGCTAGCCAGGCACTTTCCGCGAAGAACCGGGAGCTCGCCGAAGATCGCGATCTTATGCAAGGGGTCCTGGACGCCGCTCAGGTGCTGGTGGTCACGCAGAATCACCACGGAATCATCCAAATGGCCAACAAATTTGCCGCCCAGGTCACGGGGTTCTCCACGGTGAAGCTCCAGGGCAGGCGCTTCGTAGATCTCATTGCGGATGTTGAAGCGCATCAGGAGGTGTTGAGCAAGCTCGACAATCTCTACGCCAGGGGACAGCGGCGTGCCGACCACGAGCACGACCTCGTGGGGCGGGATGGCACCCGGCACCAGGTGATGTGGGTGCATACGCGGCTGCACGGCGAACACACTGACGACGCGGCCGTGGTCTCGGTCGGCCTCGACGTGAGCGAGCGGGTGCAGGCGGAGTCGCGGATGCGGTGGCTCGCCAATCACGATACCGTGACTGGCCTCTGCAATCGCCATCGCTTCCTCGAGGATCTCACCCGCACCTATGACGAGGTGGCCCGTACCCGGGTCACGGGGTCGCTCCTGCTATTCGACCTAGATCACTTTAAGGAGATTAATGACACCAGCGGCCATGCCGGCGGAGACGCGCTGTTGCGCATGATCGGCGAGGAGTTAAACTCGCGCGCCCGGAAATCGGACGTCGTGGCCCGCATTGGCGGTGACGAATTCGCCGTGCTCCTCCCGAACACCGACGCTTCAGGCGCCGAGACCTTCGCGCGCCAGTTCAACGAGCGCCTGGCGGAGGCCCCTTTCGTCTACGGCAACACGAGTTACCGCATCGGAGCCAGCATCGGCATCGCGCTCCTGCCCCACCACGGGAGCAGTGCCGAGGAAATCATGGCCAACGCCGACCAGGCGATGTACCAGGCAAAGCGGGCGGGACGCGGGCGCGCCCGGGTCTTCGCTGACTACCCGCGCCGCGATGAAAACGTGTCGAAACAATCGCTATGACCATTGAAGACATAACTCTCCCCACGATTTTCTGCCCGTTCCCTTCAGCCGTGAACCCCCATCGCGAGGCCGTACGCGAGCATACCCTCGCGTGGGCGCGGCGGTTCGGCTTGGTGAAGGGCGAGGCGGCCATCGCCCGCCTTCAGGACGCAATGGTTGGCAGTCTGGCCGCGCGGACCTATCCCCGTTCTCCCCGCGACCCGCTTGCCATCATCACGGACTGGTTCACCTGGGTTTTCATGCTGGATGACGAGTGCGATGAGGCGGAGATCGGCAAACGGCCGGAACGCCTGGCCGCGCTGCAAGCCCAGTGCCTGGAGGTGCTTTCGGGCAAAGGGCCTGAAAACCTGCGTACACTGTCACGCCCCCGGCCTGACCGGCCGGATGTGGCCCTGATCTACGCTTTATACGATCTCCGCGGCCGCATCGAGGCCCTCATGTCGCGGGCATGGATGGACCGTTTCGCCGTGAGTATCGCCGAGTATTTCGAGGCGTCGGTCTGGGAGGCCAAGAACCGCGAGCTCGAGACGTGGCCGGACGCGGCAACCTATATCCGGATGCGTCCTTACGCGGGCGCCATGTATATCGTTCTCGATTTCATCGATGTGACCGAGGGCGATACCCTTCCACTCGTGGTGCGTAAGCACCCGTGCTTTCAGCGGCTCATGCTGATCACCAGCGACGTCGTCTTGTGGTGCAACGACCTGTT harbors:
- a CDS encoding OprO/OprP family phosphate-selective porin, which codes for MYTPIVNPQYHSGAAAALAVALLSHPLGARAIDLGFGDWQIHGFLSQGYTYTSANNFFGNSQGAGSLEFHELGINVLGHPWPNLLVAAQGIYRDTAGSDEEDFRLDYANVDYSLPIGESVTLGVRAGRVKNPFGLYSEARDAIWTRPSVLLPQSIYFDSLGLRSPELSSDGGILYGRWGLGDHTFTAEFLVSEPNLDTAAEFLAGTPGGSLGGRPLFIGRAGYEWQEGRFRLLFTVVDLDPEFEPDSPDLLPGAVKIFAPLVSAQVNLEKWSFTGEYVRLNIDRSGIFPGLPPDPVAREFLVNNTAESYYLQAQYRFAPEWSAFARYDALFANADDHDGSATARGFGLPRHRFFAKDLTFGLRWEFAQNWLVAAEYHNIHGTAWLSPIDNPGINDPARVREVSDGHWDLFTLMFSYRF
- a CDS encoding diguanylate cyclase, with translation MGGPSIDSRGNSGRNRRFVGLQWKAFLWMSCLLAALCAAFYWLSDSHLMHRYHAQREAEVQSFRRQMSGLFAGISDRLVRLGGTIVSMENVVATFKRGNPGKNSAAAMETRFASLGYEMDVQRIEFYTRGGERLWRWTPAEAPELPEKRLRAALAQVHSEERPATFLWCEPLCLLHAFVPVLAGGQDIGVMGLGQSIADLVIEFRALTGTDIAIVVPAAGNSGALLRRWASAVPALTDADRLNPFLEKLSARYPDPTDLDGGRLLQSRGASFEVQRFPLAEFIPAEPGFILFISDVSARLAEIERATRQGLFTAAGALAVGELLLLYLVRVLSGRLRWFAQTLPLLAQGEHLAARERLAVQQKAVSFRDEIDLLYDTALTLSHQLEEASQALSAKNRELAEDRDLMQGVLDAAQVLVVTQNHHGIIQMANKFAAQVTGFSTVKLQGRRFVDLIADVEAHQEVLSKLDNLYARGQRRADHEHDLVGRDGTRHQVMWVHTRLHGEHTDDAAVVSVGLDVSERVQAESRMRWLANHDTVTGLCNRHRFLEDLTRTYDEVARTRVTGSLLLFDLDHFKEINDTSGHAGGDALLRMIGEELNSRARKSDVVARIGGDEFAVLLPNTDASGAETFARQFNERLAEAPFVYGNTSYRIGASIGIALLPHHGSSAEEIMANADQAMYQAKRAGRGRARVFADYPRRDENVSKQSL